The following coding sequences are from one Paenibacillus sp. JDR-2 window:
- a CDS encoding glycoside hydrolase family 3 protein codes for MKNPIAATLEQANIRYVTNEGGPTLGYCPASGARIIEQDGLKFKDLSKDGQLHPYEDWRLTSDERARDLASRMTIEQIAGLMLYSSHQNVPSLSGGFFTGAYGGKPYEEAGVKAWTLSDQQAAFLAQDYVRHVLVMAISSNSDGALWSNQMQAFAEAESLGIPVNISSDPRHGIDIGAEFTGGAGSRISKWPETLGLAATFDPSVVRQFGEVASREYRALGIATALSPQIDIATDPRWFRFSGTFGEDPLLSTDMARAYVDGFQTSDAGSAEGWGQGSVNAMVKHWPGGGSGEGGRDAHFGFGKYAVYPGNNFEEHLEPFVNGAFKLEGKTGEASAVMPYYTISHGRDNVNGENVGNSYNKYLITDLLREKYGYDGVVCTDWNITADEGAAIESMFGGKSWGVEGLSVAERHYKLLMAGVDQFGGNNDSLPVLEAYRMGVLEHGETYMRERFEKSAVRLLKNIFRVGLFENPYLDAEQSEKLVASETFVKAGHEAQLKSVVMVKNKDQVLPLKPRSRVYIPSRYSAPEKHFVGFTIPERDESPIDLALAEQFFDIVEEPGDADFAIVAIRGAKAGLGYSQEDAAAGGNGYVPISLQYRPYTAEHARETSLAGDARERDVLNRSYKGKSVTTHNESDLELVLETKRRMGEKPVIVTLFLINPTVMEEFETSADAILVHFGSSDKAMLELLSGQSEPSGLLPLQLPANMKTVEEQLEDVPHDMVCHVDAQQHTYDFGYGMNWQGVIEDDRTRKYGRKRS; via the coding sequence ATGAAGAATCCGATCGCTGCAACGCTTGAACAGGCGAATATTCGATATGTAACCAATGAAGGCGGTCCAACGCTGGGGTATTGCCCGGCTTCCGGAGCCCGAATTATTGAACAGGACGGTCTTAAGTTTAAGGATTTAAGCAAGGACGGACAATTGCATCCCTACGAGGATTGGAGGCTGACTTCCGACGAACGGGCGCGGGATCTTGCCTCCCGGATGACGATTGAACAGATTGCCGGGCTTATGCTGTACAGCAGCCATCAGAACGTGCCTTCTCTAAGCGGCGGATTTTTTACGGGAGCTTATGGCGGCAAGCCGTATGAGGAAGCCGGGGTAAAGGCATGGACGCTAAGCGACCAGCAGGCAGCCTTTCTCGCGCAGGATTACGTGCGCCATGTTCTCGTCATGGCGATTAGCAGCAATAGCGACGGCGCGCTGTGGAGCAACCAGATGCAGGCGTTTGCGGAAGCGGAAAGCTTGGGTATTCCGGTAAACATCAGCTCGGATCCCCGTCACGGCATCGATATCGGCGCGGAATTTACCGGCGGAGCGGGAAGCCGCATCTCGAAGTGGCCGGAGACGCTTGGTCTCGCTGCAACCTTCGACCCTAGCGTCGTCCGGCAGTTCGGGGAGGTTGCATCCCGCGAGTATCGCGCGCTTGGCATCGCGACGGCCTTGTCGCCGCAAATCGATATTGCGACGGACCCGCGGTGGTTCCGGTTTAGCGGTACGTTTGGCGAGGATCCTCTTCTGTCGACGGATATGGCCAGAGCGTACGTGGACGGGTTCCAGACATCGGATGCCGGTTCGGCGGAAGGCTGGGGGCAAGGCAGCGTCAACGCGATGGTCAAGCATTGGCCGGGCGGCGGCTCGGGAGAAGGCGGGAGGGATGCGCATTTCGGATTCGGCAAATACGCCGTCTATCCCGGCAATAACTTCGAGGAGCATCTCGAGCCGTTCGTAAACGGAGCTTTTAAGCTGGAAGGCAAGACCGGCGAAGCATCCGCGGTGATGCCCTATTATACGATCTCTCACGGACGGGATAACGTAAATGGCGAGAACGTAGGAAATTCGTACAACAAGTATCTCATTACCGATCTGCTACGCGAGAAATACGGCTATGACGGCGTTGTCTGTACGGACTGGAACATTACGGCTGACGAGGGAGCGGCCATCGAATCGATGTTTGGCGGAAAATCATGGGGCGTAGAAGGACTTTCCGTCGCCGAGCGCCATTACAAGCTTCTTATGGCCGGCGTTGACCAGTTCGGCGGCAACAACGATTCGCTGCCCGTGCTGGAAGCATACCGCATGGGCGTCCTTGAACATGGAGAGACCTATATGCGGGAACGCTTCGAGAAGTCGGCTGTCCGCCTGCTGAAGAACATTTTCCGCGTTGGCCTGTTCGAGAATCCATACCTCGACGCGGAGCAAAGCGAGAAGCTTGTCGCCAGCGAGACGTTCGTTAAAGCAGGCCACGAAGCGCAGCTCAAATCGGTTGTGATGGTGAAAAATAAAGATCAGGTGCTGCCGCTTAAGCCCCGCAGCCGCGTGTATATTCCTAGCAGATATTCGGCACCGGAAAAGCATTTCGTAGGGTTCACGATTCCGGAGCGCGATGAATCTCCGATCGATCTTGCTTTAGCCGAACAGTTTTTCGATATCGTTGAGGAGCCGGGCGATGCGGATTTTGCAATCGTGGCGATACGCGGAGCGAAAGCGGGATTGGGTTACAGCCAGGAGGATGCGGCTGCCGGCGGTAACGGCTATGTACCGATCAGCCTGCAATACAGGCCTTATACGGCAGAACATGCGCGCGAGACAAGTCTGGCAGGAGACGCCAGGGAACGGGATGTGTTAAACCGTTCGTACAAAGGTAAATCCGTGACGACGCATAACGAGTCCGATCTGGAACTTGTGCTGGAAACGAAGCGCAGGATGGGAGAAAAGCCGGTTATCGTCACGTTGTTCCTCATCAATCCGACCGTGATGGAAGAGTTCGAGACCTCCGCCGATGCGATTCTTGTTCACTTCGGTTCCAGCGACAAGGCGATGCTGGAGCTGCTGTCCGGTCAATCGGAGCCATCCGGCTTGCTGCCGCTGCAGCTGCCGGCGAATATGAAGACGGTAGAAGAACAGCTCGAGGATGTTCCTCATGACATGGTTTGCCACGTTGATGCCCAGCAGCATACGTATGATTTTGGCTACGGCATGAACTGGCAGGGCGTCATCGAGGACGACCGTACCCGTAAATACGGCAGGAAGCGTTCATAA
- a CDS encoding S-layer homology domain-containing protein: protein MNFNKQARIVFPMVLSASILSTGLVVPTPKAAAADTGATQAQGQWLTGEFHAHTIESDDAQSSLESVLDHGLTTYGLDFIMLADHLRSSKRDDTGADIPGGPIPLSKGLLEYQVPKINALQDAGKYAGKTIFSGFEWDIPSHEHGSVGILTDEPGSEAALKAANQFEYLFTSRDATWFNPADVLQWQAADNRAYSTHADSLSAINWLKRNYPETSYMIVNHPSRGVGKYKISDFRDFNNTAPDIAFGFEGMLGNQMEPDRGGYNSAYDPANPTANDNYKNRSYGGVDYMVAKVGGVWDSLLGEGRKFWNFANSDYHFKTIDTNSSGYWPGEYAKNYIWSEGKSTQDILDGMRSGKSFSVFGDLINALDFRLADGGANAEMGGTLQATEGDKLTLTIKFKSPETNNYENPINSGQSGGAKPAVDHIDLIAGDVTGPAEKGTPAYDKDTNDSTRVVATFTSEDWTTDANGYNVITYDLPKASKDQYFRLRGTNLGMNVPGETLDGNPLIDPKTTTADAAARFNEINDRNYKDLWFYSNPIFVDTAAYSDEQAVQDTLDKLTLGNTDAVTENMTLPSEGEHGAALAWEETADQANAVAIENGIAKVSRPAAGQPDASVTLKATASRGDSSDSRTFAITIKAMPSTSTPGGGNTTSPGNTPATSVTANFDPAKGAEGSLKDVIAFKIPAGALSASGTIGAQVLSSEQQPPLGSLKALSPIVEMTSNAGTTFGKPVELTFNYAMNSGAPNGKPAVYYYNEKLKKWIFLGGQANGTTITVNVKHFTKFGVFSYAPQTFPDLNASWAKPYADRLIGMDLISGYEDGTFRPDQPVTRAEWVKLLVDSLSLPAATGATRFADDSLIPSWAKAQVKAATDAGYVNGFDTKDGSVFNASQRITRAEIAVIAARVLKAGGIAPSGTGKTFNDANAIPAWALDAVSQTTDAGIVSGYPDGSFRPDDTLTRAEAVKVAYALLDALNI from the coding sequence TTGAATTTTAACAAACAAGCTCGAATCGTATTTCCCATGGTTCTCTCGGCAAGCATCCTGTCTACAGGTCTTGTTGTACCCACTCCTAAAGCAGCGGCCGCCGATACGGGTGCCACGCAAGCGCAAGGTCAGTGGCTGACCGGCGAATTCCATGCCCATACGATTGAATCCGACGATGCCCAAAGCTCGCTCGAATCGGTGCTTGATCACGGCCTGACAACCTACGGCCTCGATTTTATCATGTTGGCGGATCATTTGCGCTCCTCCAAAAGGGATGATACGGGTGCCGACATTCCAGGTGGCCCCATTCCGTTATCGAAAGGGCTGCTCGAATACCAGGTTCCAAAAATAAACGCTTTGCAGGATGCAGGTAAATATGCAGGCAAAACGATATTCTCCGGCTTCGAATGGGACATCCCGTCGCACGAGCATGGCTCCGTTGGCATTCTTACGGATGAACCCGGCTCCGAAGCAGCGCTGAAAGCCGCGAACCAATTCGAATACCTGTTCACAAGCCGCGACGCAACCTGGTTTAACCCTGCCGATGTTCTGCAGTGGCAGGCCGCGGACAACCGGGCGTACAGCACGCATGCGGACAGTTTATCCGCGATTAACTGGCTCAAACGCAATTACCCGGAGACCAGCTACATGATCGTCAACCATCCTTCCCGGGGTGTGGGCAAATACAAAATTTCCGACTTCCGCGACTTTAACAATACCGCACCGGACATTGCGTTTGGCTTCGAGGGGATGCTCGGCAATCAAATGGAGCCGGACCGCGGCGGGTATAACTCGGCATACGATCCCGCTAACCCTACGGCTAACGACAACTACAAGAACCGTTCCTACGGCGGTGTCGATTACATGGTAGCGAAGGTTGGCGGCGTATGGGACTCCCTGCTTGGCGAAGGCCGCAAGTTCTGGAATTTCGCGAATTCGGACTACCATTTCAAAACCATCGACACCAATTCTAGCGGTTACTGGCCGGGCGAATACGCTAAAAACTATATTTGGAGCGAAGGAAAATCCACGCAGGATATTCTGGACGGCATGCGCTCGGGCAAATCGTTCTCCGTCTTTGGCGACCTGATTAACGCCTTGGACTTCCGCCTTGCGGACGGCGGCGCAAACGCCGAAATGGGCGGAACCCTGCAGGCAACCGAAGGGGATAAGCTTACGCTTACGATCAAGTTCAAAAGCCCCGAGACGAATAACTACGAGAATCCGATCAACAGCGGACAATCCGGCGGAGCGAAACCGGCGGTTGACCATATCGATCTGATTGCAGGCGATGTGACCGGCCCGGCGGAGAAAGGAACTCCGGCCTACGACAAGGATACGAATGATTCCACCCGCGTCGTTGCCACTTTCACTAGCGAGGACTGGACAACCGACGCAAACGGCTACAACGTCATCACTTACGACCTGCCGAAAGCAAGCAAGGATCAGTATTTCCGTCTGAGAGGCACGAATCTCGGAATGAACGTGCCGGGCGAGACGCTGGACGGCAATCCGCTCATTGATCCAAAAACAACAACCGCCGATGCTGCGGCCCGGTTCAACGAGATTAACGACCGCAACTATAAAGATCTGTGGTTCTACTCGAATCCAATCTTCGTGGATACGGCTGCATACTCGGATGAGCAAGCCGTGCAAGATACGCTCGACAAGCTGACGCTTGGCAACACGGATGCGGTTACCGAGAATATGACCCTCCCTTCCGAAGGAGAGCATGGCGCAGCACTTGCCTGGGAAGAAACGGCTGACCAAGCAAACGCAGTCGCAATCGAGAATGGCATCGCCAAAGTGAGCCGGCCTGCAGCGGGACAGCCTGATGCGTCGGTTACGCTCAAAGCGACCGCTTCGCGCGGCGATTCGTCGGATTCCAGAACCTTTGCCATTACGATTAAAGCAATGCCGTCAACTTCGACTCCGGGCGGCGGAAATACAACTTCACCGGGCAACACGCCGGCAACATCCGTTACCGCTAACTTTGATCCGGCCAAAGGCGCCGAAGGCAGCTTGAAAGACGTGATCGCCTTCAAGATACCGGCAGGAGCATTGTCCGCAAGCGGAACAATCGGCGCGCAAGTGCTCTCCTCGGAGCAGCAGCCGCCGCTTGGCTCATTAAAGGCGCTGAGCCCAATCGTAGAGATGACAAGCAATGCCGGTACAACGTTTGGCAAGCCGGTTGAATTGACATTTAACTACGCGATGAATTCAGGTGCACCAAACGGCAAACCGGCTGTGTACTACTATAACGAAAAGCTGAAGAAATGGATTTTCCTCGGCGGCCAAGCAAACGGAACAACCATTACGGTCAATGTTAAGCATTTCACGAAATTCGGCGTATTCAGCTACGCGCCTCAAACCTTCCCGGATCTTAACGCATCCTGGGCAAAACCTTATGCAGACCGCTTGATCGGCATGGATCTGATTTCCGGTTATGAAGACGGAACGTTCCGTCCGGACCAGCCTGTCACGCGCGCAGAATGGGTAAAGCTGCTGGTAGACTCGCTTAGTCTGCCAGCCGCAACCGGAGCAACCCGCTTCGCCGATGACAGCCTGATTCCGTCTTGGGCCAAAGCGCAAGTGAAAGCAGCTACCGATGCCGGCTATGTGAATGGCTTCGATACGAAAGACGGCTCCGTCTTTAACGCATCGCAGCGAATCACACGCGCGGAAATCGCGGTAATCGCCGCGCGCGTTCTGAAGGCTGGCGGCATCGCTCCGTCCGGTACCGGCAAGACATTTAACGATGCAAATGCTATCCCGGCCTGGGCTCTTGATGCCGTAAGTCAAACGACTGACGCGGGTATCGTGAGCGGTTATCCGGACGGCAGCTTCCGCCCGGATGACACCCTGACACGCGCCGAAGCGGTAAAAGTCGCATATGCGTTGCTTGATGCCCTAAATATTTAA
- a CDS encoding AraC family transcriptional regulator: MKPIPTVTRDLIELPPAFPIVISQSEGVSPLFQRLHWHTALEINYISRGSGYYLINGTRYDFREGDILLINSNDLHRAFENEGLVMTIIMFDPAYFALEQRYDTELLIPFREIGMRFDNMLDRGHPILPRLGAAIEEMRCEFAGREPHYEAVIRSQLVQFMAFVNRYFAKEQERRSSRIRGMEIVRLTLNTIEADIAYPWTLKELAAAAHLSPSRFSALFVQTVGTSPMDYLIQLRLSAAVSLLESSDKKIIEVAESAGFRNLSNFNRLFKQHIGKQPSELRPHH; this comes from the coding sequence ATGAAGCCGATCCCTACCGTCACTCGCGATTTGATTGAGCTGCCGCCGGCTTTTCCGATAGTCATCTCGCAGTCGGAAGGCGTCAGCCCGCTGTTTCAGCGGCTGCATTGGCATACGGCTCTGGAGATTAACTATATCAGCCGGGGAAGCGGCTACTATTTGATAAACGGTACGCGGTACGATTTTCGGGAGGGGGATATCCTCCTCATAAACTCGAATGATCTGCACCGCGCTTTCGAGAATGAAGGGCTGGTCATGACGATCATTATGTTTGATCCGGCGTATTTTGCCTTGGAGCAGCGTTATGATACGGAGCTTCTGATTCCCTTCCGCGAGATTGGCATGCGGTTTGATAACATGCTCGACCGCGGGCACCCGATACTGCCTCGGCTAGGTGCGGCGATAGAGGAAATGCGTTGCGAGTTTGCCGGCCGGGAGCCGCATTACGAAGCGGTAATCCGGTCACAGCTTGTGCAGTTTATGGCGTTTGTTAATCGTTACTTCGCGAAGGAGCAGGAGCGACGTTCCTCCCGCATCCGAGGAATGGAGATAGTACGTTTAACTCTGAACACGATAGAAGCCGATATTGCCTACCCCTGGACGTTAAAAGAACTGGCTGCCGCCGCGCATCTTAGTCCTTCTCGCTTCAGCGCCTTGTTTGTACAGACGGTTGGGACTTCGCCGATGGACTACCTGATTCAGCTAAGGCTGTCCGCGGCGGTTAGTCTACTGGAGTCCTCGGACAAGAAAATTATCGAAGTCGCGGAATCTGCCGGATTTCGCAATCTATCCAATTTCAACAGGCTGTTCAAGCAGCATATCGGGAAGCAGCCGTCGGAGCTTCGCCCGCATCACTAA
- a CDS encoding N-acetylglucosamine kinase, whose product MMLFLGIDAGGSKTHALLTDENGRVLGRGSGGNGNHQTAFEAARTEIDRACAEALRQAGVAKEEVDFAYFGLAGADREPDYAILRPMIASLNFPRHDIACDTMIGMRAGTHQSYGAVIISGTGFNAAARNAEGEELQYGGFGYLFGDGQGSGTDLAIHAFRSAVRSWEGRELPSILTELVPRQMGYSSVPEMYEDALDNGVRPAKSLSQTMFEAASLGDKVAIRILEEAGHEHGNAVNALIRRLGMEQDSFDVVLTGSVLAKGSSPHMGDAIKASVASTAPHANIVKLTIDPVIGALMSAMDSSGTAISAETDAALRRITF is encoded by the coding sequence ATGATGTTGTTTCTTGGAATAGATGCCGGCGGAAGCAAGACGCATGCTTTGCTTACGGATGAGAACGGCCGCGTGCTTGGCAGGGGGAGCGGCGGCAACGGCAATCATCAGACGGCCTTCGAAGCGGCAAGAACGGAGATTGACCGGGCTTGCGCGGAAGCGCTTCGGCAGGCTGGCGTTGCCAAAGAGGAAGTTGACTTTGCTTACTTCGGCCTAGCTGGAGCGGACCGCGAACCGGACTACGCGATTCTCCGTCCGATGATCGCATCCCTGAATTTCCCCCGCCACGACATTGCTTGCGATACGATGATCGGTATGCGTGCGGGAACGCATCAATCCTATGGCGCGGTGATTATCAGCGGCACGGGCTTTAACGCCGCGGCGCGCAATGCCGAGGGCGAAGAGCTGCAGTACGGAGGCTTCGGTTATTTGTTTGGAGACGGCCAAGGCTCCGGCACGGATCTGGCGATTCATGCTTTTCGCTCGGCGGTACGAAGCTGGGAGGGACGTGAGCTCCCCTCCATTCTGACGGAGCTGGTGCCCCGTCAGATGGGCTATTCCTCCGTCCCGGAGATGTACGAGGATGCGCTTGATAACGGAGTTCGTCCAGCGAAGTCACTGTCGCAAACAATGTTTGAAGCGGCTTCGCTAGGCGACAAGGTGGCTATTCGGATCCTTGAAGAGGCCGGACATGAACACGGCAATGCCGTTAATGCCTTGATTCGAAGGCTTGGCATGGAGCAGGACAGCTTCGATGTTGTCCTAACGGGAAGCGTGCTTGCCAAAGGCAGCTCTCCGCATATGGGAGATGCGATCAAAGCATCGGTTGCCTCCACGGCCCCGCATGCAAACATCGTGAAGCTCACGATCGATCCGGTCATTGGCGCGTTAATGAGCGCGATGGACAGCAGCGGCACCGCGATTTCAGCGGAGACGGATGCGGCGTTACGCAGGATTACGTTTTAG
- a CDS encoding 6-phospho-beta-glucosidase, producing MTITKQGLKVAVIGGGSSYTPELVEGFIKRYEEMPIRELWLVDIEEGRHKLEIVGKLAQRMVEQAAVPMDVHLTLNRREAIAGADFVTTQMRVGLLEARRRDEHIPIKHGVIGQETTGPGGMFKALRTVPVILDICRDIEELAPNAWMLNFTNPAGIVTEAVLKHSKVKTVGLCNSPINFQKYLAKQYGVSEREVLPEFVGINHLHWITSAYVNGEDKLQEMIGGGKDYSATNVTAFDWDPEFLRSLGALPTYYLRYFYMSDTMYAEMKESLDKNGTRADVVSRVEEELFELYKDVNLKEKPKQLEKRGGAFYSEAAVNLMFSLYTDRKDIQTLNVRNGGIIGFLPEDASIEVNCVVTAQGPIPLPLQRVPEHIKGLLHAVKTYESLTIEAAVTGDRGVALQAMVHHPLVPGVSVAKTLLDEMLEANKKYLPNFFEF from the coding sequence ATGACTATAACCAAACAAGGGTTAAAGGTTGCCGTAATTGGAGGCGGCTCCTCTTATACGCCGGAGCTGGTTGAAGGCTTTATTAAACGCTACGAGGAAATGCCGATTCGCGAGCTCTGGCTAGTTGATATCGAAGAGGGGCGCCATAAGCTGGAGATTGTCGGAAAGCTGGCGCAGCGGATGGTTGAGCAGGCAGCTGTGCCGATGGATGTACACTTAACCTTGAACCGCCGGGAAGCGATCGCAGGAGCGGATTTTGTCACGACGCAGATGCGCGTTGGTCTTCTGGAAGCAAGACGCCGGGATGAGCATATTCCGATCAAGCATGGCGTTATCGGCCAGGAGACGACAGGTCCGGGCGGGATGTTTAAGGCGCTTCGGACGGTTCCGGTTATATTGGATATTTGCCGGGATATCGAGGAGCTTGCGCCTAATGCCTGGATGCTGAACTTTACGAATCCGGCCGGCATTGTAACCGAGGCGGTGCTAAAGCACAGCAAGGTGAAGACGGTTGGGCTATGCAACTCGCCGATCAACTTCCAGAAGTATCTCGCCAAGCAATACGGCGTCTCGGAGAGGGAAGTGCTGCCGGAGTTTGTGGGCATCAACCATCTGCACTGGATTACGTCGGCCTACGTGAACGGCGAAGACAAACTGCAGGAGATGATTGGGGGAGGAAAAGATTACTCCGCCACAAACGTCACCGCCTTCGATTGGGATCCGGAGTTCCTGCGCTCGCTTGGCGCGCTTCCAACCTATTATCTGCGTTACTTCTACATGAGCGATACGATGTACGCAGAGATGAAGGAATCGCTTGATAAGAACGGCACGCGCGCCGACGTGGTCAGCCGGGTGGAGGAAGAGCTGTTCGAGCTGTACAAGGATGTTAACCTGAAGGAAAAGCCGAAGCAGCTGGAGAAGCGGGGCGGAGCCTTTTATTCCGAAGCGGCGGTCAATCTGATGTTTTCCCTGTACACGGACCGCAAAGACATCCAGACGTTAAATGTCCGTAACGGCGGCATTATCGGCTTCCTGCCGGAGGATGCGAGCATCGAGGTGAACTGCGTGGTGACGGCGCAAGGTCCGATTCCATTGCCGCTGCAGCGGGTTCCCGAGCATATCAAGGGGCTTCTTCACGCGGTAAAAACCTACGAATCGCTTACCATCGAAGCCGCGGTGACGGGAGACCGCGGGGTTGCTCTTCAGGCCATGGTGCATCATCCCCTGGTGCCAGGCGTCTCCGTCGCCAAAACTTTGCTTGATGAAATGCTGGAAGCCAACAAGAAGTACCTGCCGAACTTTTTCGAATTCTAA